One region of Candidatus Brocadia sp. genomic DNA includes:
- a CDS encoding FtsX-like permease family protein, whose protein sequence is MYLLKLILKNAFRHKLRTSLTILGVTIVILAFGLLRTVVSAWYAGVEASSASRLVTRNSISLVFPLPISYKDKIRQIDGVKLVSYGNWFGGIYIDEKNFFANFAVEPKSYLELYPEYVLPPDQKAAFLRDRKAAIAGQKLVTKYGWEIGDTITLKGTIFPGNWEFVVRGVYQGRDKSTDETQFFFHWDYLNETLKKTMPLRADQTGFYMVGINNPTLAEEVAVALDKTFKNSLAETLTETEKAFQLSFVSMSEAIVVAIQLVSFVVIIIIMVVLANTMAMTARERIGEYAILKTLGFGSWHIAVLVFGESLLIAMIGCTMGITFTFPTAKVFGNTMGTYFPVFNVTTKTICLDIAASVLVGLVAAIIPTWRAAKIRIADGLRRIG, encoded by the coding sequence ATGTATCTACTGAAGCTCATTCTTAAAAACGCCTTCCGTCACAAACTGCGCACCTCGTTGACTATCCTTGGTGTTACGATCGTTATTCTTGCCTTTGGTCTCCTGAGGACTGTGGTGAGCGCGTGGTATGCAGGAGTAGAGGCGTCTTCTGCAAGCCGCCTTGTGACCAGAAATTCGATATCGCTTGTCTTTCCACTCCCTATTTCTTATAAGGATAAGATACGGCAGATAGACGGAGTGAAACTTGTATCTTACGGAAACTGGTTTGGCGGTATCTATATTGACGAAAAAAACTTTTTTGCCAACTTTGCAGTAGAACCAAAAAGCTATCTGGAATTGTATCCTGAATATGTGCTTCCCCCGGACCAGAAGGCAGCTTTTCTGCGCGATCGGAAGGCTGCTATAGCCGGACAAAAGCTGGTAACAAAATACGGCTGGGAAATTGGTGATACGATTACCCTTAAGGGGACGATTTTCCCGGGTAACTGGGAGTTTGTTGTGCGCGGGGTCTATCAGGGCAGAGACAAAAGTACCGACGAAACCCAATTTTTTTTCCACTGGGATTATCTTAATGAAACCCTGAAAAAGACCATGCCCCTGCGGGCGGACCAAACCGGCTTTTATATGGTTGGGATAAATAACCCCACCTTGGCTGAGGAGGTGGCAGTGGCTCTTGATAAAACCTTTAAAAATTCTCTTGCAGAAACCTTGACCGAGACCGAAAAGGCATTCCAGTTGAGTTTTGTTTCCATGAGTGAGGCGATTGTTGTTGCCATACAGTTGGTTTCCTTTGTAGTAATTATCATAATCATGGTGGTATTGGCCAATACCATGGCCATGACTGCCCGCGAGCGAATCGGAGAATATGCAATACTCAAAACACTGGGGTTTGGCAGCTGGCATATTGCTGTGTTGGTATTTGGGGAATCCCTGCTTATTGCCATGATTGGTTGTACTATGGGTATTACTTTTACCTTTCCAACTGCAAAAGTCTTTGGCAATACTATGGGGACTTACTTCCCGGTGTTTAACGTAACAACAAAAACCATCTGCCTCGATATTGCAGCCTCGGTCTTAGTTGGTCTGGTAGCGGCAATTATCCCGACCTGGCGCGCGGCAAAGATCCGGATAGCTGATGGCCTCAGGAGGATTGGATAA
- a CDS encoding ABC transporter permease, with the protein MRIPFLYSFRNLLTRRLTTTLTASGMALVVFVFASILMLAEGLRKTLVNTGSYDNVVVIRKAASSEVQSAVDRQQASIIETQPEVALGTNGQKLLAKELVVLINLPKRGSNKPSNVVIRGISGSSLILRPQVKLIEGRMPRPGSSEIIAGQSIAKRFKGGGMGETLRFGMRDWTVVGMFDAGNTGFSSEIWGDADQLMQAFRRPVYSSVIFQLRDPSEFNKVKARIEGDPRLTLEAKREIAYYEDQSKMMAKFLRILGLSLTIIFSLGAIIGAMITMYSAVANRTSEIGTLRALGFQRRSILGAFLMESLILGFLGGCVGLFFASFMQLLTISTMNFQTFSELAFTFSLNYGIVYKSLTFSLIMGFLGGVLPAVRSSRMNIVDALRAS; encoded by the coding sequence GTGAGAATACCCTTTTTATACAGCTTTCGTAATCTCCTGACCCGCAGGCTTACTACAACACTTACGGCATCGGGCATGGCACTGGTGGTATTCGTATTTGCCTCGATTTTAATGCTGGCAGAGGGGTTGCGGAAAACCCTGGTGAATACCGGTTCCTATGATAATGTGGTAGTAATCCGCAAGGCAGCATCCTCTGAAGTGCAGAGCGCTGTTGATCGACAACAAGCTTCTATTATAGAAACACAACCGGAAGTGGCTCTGGGAACAAATGGCCAGAAACTGTTGGCAAAGGAATTGGTTGTGCTTATCAACCTTCCCAAGCGGGGAAGCAATAAACCGTCCAATGTGGTTATCAGAGGGATTTCAGGGAGTTCTCTCATATTGCGTCCTCAGGTAAAACTCATTGAGGGACGTATGCCCCGACCGGGTTCATCCGAAATAATCGCAGGTCAAAGCATTGCGAAAAGGTTTAAGGGAGGCGGCATGGGCGAAACCCTCCGGTTCGGGATGAGGGACTGGACTGTTGTAGGCATGTTCGATGCGGGGAACACCGGTTTCAGTTCGGAAATATGGGGTGATGCCGACCAGCTTATGCAGGCATTCCGCCGCCCGGTGTATTCGTCTGTTATCTTTCAGTTACGCGATCCTTCAGAGTTCAATAAGGTTAAGGCACGCATTGAAGGCGATCCTCGCCTGACCCTGGAGGCCAAACGGGAAATCGCGTACTATGAAGACCAATCGAAAATGATGGCAAAATTCCTGCGCATCCTGGGGTTATCGCTGACTATAATCTTTTCTCTGGGCGCCATTATCGGCGCCATGATTACTATGTATTCTGCGGTGGCTAACCGTACCAGTGAAATTGGCACACTCCGTGCTCTAGGCTTTCAAAGAAGGAGTATTTTAGGTGCTTTTCTCATGGAATCACTCATACTCGGTTTTTTGGGCGGCTGCGTAGGGCTGTTTTTCGCTTCATTTATGCAACTCCTCACCATTTCTACCATGAACTTTCAGACCTTTTCCGAACTCGCCTTCACCTTCTCCCTTAACTACGGTATCGTCTATAAATCCCTGACATTCTCTCTGATCATGGGTTTTCTCGGTGGTGTGCTGCCTGCCGTCAGATCATCGCGCATGAATATTGTGGACGCCCTTCGGGCGAGTTGA